A window of the Polaribacter batillariae genome harbors these coding sequences:
- a CDS encoding helix-turn-helix domain-containing protein, producing the protein MPKKITLSIKEESVELRKLYESTTTELRRDRLKMLYYIKSGKYIYRNAIAKKLGRRPTTIGNWIKDYETGGLSNLLEIHSGGNNTVHISDRAKAYISKTLSNSDTTITSYIELQAHIAEDLSEMINYGALYAHCRRKHKSKLKVSRKSHYKKDPKAEMVFKKPRKHF; encoded by the coding sequence ATGCCAAAGAAAATTACCTTATCGATTAAAGAAGAATCTGTTGAATTGCGAAAACTATATGAGTCTACCACTACAGAATTACGAAGAGATCGTTTAAAAATGTTATACTACATAAAGTCCGGGAAGTATATCTATCGTAATGCAATCGCAAAGAAGCTTGGCAGACGTCCAACCACCATAGGCAATTGGATTAAAGACTATGAAACAGGAGGCCTTTCAAATTTATTAGAAATACATAGCGGAGGTAATAATACCGTTCATATTTCTGATAGAGCAAAAGCCTATATCTCCAAGACATTATCTAACAGCGATACCACCATAACTTCCTATATAGAGTTACAAGCTCATATAGCCGAAGATTTATCAGAGATGATAAATTATGGTGCACTTTATGCACATTGTAGGCGAAAACATAAGTCTAAGCTAAAAGTATCAAGAAAGTCACATTATAAAAAAGACCCGAAAGCCGAAATGGTTTTTAAAAAACCTAGAAAACACTTTTAA
- a CDS encoding IS630 family transposase has translation MKKTRKPKWFLKNLENTFKLFRTKLNKNNFESVNLFFQDESRFGLITKQKRVITAKGVKPIAKYKHSYQSKWLWGSFSPITGESFCMLTDTVCKDFFIEYLRDLSACNPLELKIVIIDNAAFHSTKDVKLPDNIILLPIPAYCPELNPAEKVWQYLKSKIAMKIYDTLDILESKIEHLVYQMDNKTIKSITGYEFYLKSFYNVFNV, from the coding sequence ATAAAAAAGACCCGAAAGCCGAAATGGTTTTTAAAAAACCTAGAAAACACTTTTAAATTATTTAGAACAAAACTAAATAAAAATAACTTTGAATCGGTCAATTTATTTTTTCAAGATGAATCTCGTTTTGGATTAATCACCAAACAAAAAAGAGTCATTACAGCTAAAGGCGTTAAACCTATAGCAAAGTACAAACATAGTTATCAGAGTAAATGGCTATGGGGAAGTTTTTCACCCATTACAGGTGAGAGTTTCTGCATGCTAACAGATACTGTGTGTAAAGACTTTTTTATTGAGTATTTAAGAGACTTAAGTGCCTGTAATCCTTTGGAACTAAAAATTGTAATTATTGACAATGCAGCTTTCCACTCTACTAAAGATGTAAAATTGCCTGATAATATTATCTTATTACCTATCCCTGCATATTGCCCTGAACTAAATCCAGCTGAAAAAGTTTGGCAATACCTTAAAAGTAAAATTGCAATGAAAATTTATGACACTTTAGATATACTAGAATCCAAAATAGAGCACCTAGTTTATCAAATGGATAATAAGACCATTAAGTCTATAACCGGATATGAATTTTATCTAAAATCTTTTTATAACGTTTTTAATGTTTAA
- a CDS encoding DUF4286 family protein, producing the protein MYIYNVTINIDESVHEEWLTWMETHILEVLNTGKFISAKLTEVLVNEEMGGKTYSVQYTANTREDLDNYYQFDADKLRKKGLKFADKMVAFRTELRVVNEFYPTVTSN; encoded by the coding sequence ATGTACATATACAACGTAACAATAAATATCGATGAAAGTGTTCACGAAGAGTGGTTAACTTGGATGGAAACACACATTTTAGAGGTTTTAAATACAGGTAAATTTATATCTGCGAAACTTACCGAAGTTTTGGTTAACGAAGAAATGGGCGGAAAAACCTATTCTGTACAATATACTGCAAATACGAGAGAAGATTTAGACAATTACTATCAATTCGATGCAGATAAATTACGAAAAAAAGGTTTAAAATTTGCTGATAAAATGGTTGCTTTTAGAACAGAATTGCGTGTGGTAAATGAATTTTATCCTACAGTTACAAGTAATTAG
- a CDS encoding tetratricopeptide repeat protein produces MKHFFFLILFIASSFSVAQNIQQATQNEYLLAENYYREGEYEKATQLFKKLYEKTPFNTTYLGRLITCYQETDRFKEAENLLKARIKSNASQVYLYVYLGYNYERQQQKEQAKINYDLALNSLDKNAAYGGIIGRLFKDYNLLDNAILAYEKAMEKNKNANYSFQIAQIYGEKGDFKQMFESYINLVDKNEQYFSLVQRYASKYITDDSENEANILFRKTLLRKSVSNPKDVWNMLLSWLFAQQKDYKKAFIQEKALYQRNSTDLSSIFMIGKIAFENKNFDASTECFHFIKEHSNSKEEIIDANLYLSKIAVATKNPETEALFQSLFKEFGKNTSTIKLQVAYADFLTFSANKPEEAKKVLQEAIGYASSKFDKARIKLKLGDVLVFTGKFNKALIYFSQIQTQLKNHELAQEARFKVAQTSYFKGDFTWAKAQLKVLKGSTTQLIANDAVDLFLIISDNEPLDSIPSGLKEYAQAELLAYQNKDNEAIKVLNSVLENQTLKELNGGFLPITNNIYFKIAKLQIKQKKYEEAILNFAKIIATDNQGFLTDDVYYEMAELYNFLGNTEKAQEYYQKIIFEQPSSIYLVEARKKYRKLRGDKVQ; encoded by the coding sequence ATGAAACACTTCTTTTTTCTTATCTTATTTATTGCCAGTAGTTTTAGTGTTGCCCAAAACATACAACAAGCAACACAAAACGAATACCTGCTTGCAGAAAATTACTATAGAGAAGGAGAATACGAAAAAGCAACCCAGCTTTTTAAAAAATTATACGAAAAAACACCCTTTAACACCACATATTTAGGGCGATTAATTACCTGTTACCAAGAAACAGATCGATTTAAGGAAGCAGAAAACCTATTAAAAGCCCGAATAAAATCGAATGCCTCTCAAGTTTATTTATATGTTTATTTAGGATATAATTACGAGCGACAACAACAAAAAGAACAAGCAAAAATCAATTACGATTTAGCATTAAATTCTTTAGATAAAAATGCAGCTTATGGCGGAATTATTGGGCGTCTTTTTAAAGATTACAACTTGCTAGACAATGCTATTTTAGCTTACGAAAAAGCAATGGAAAAGAATAAAAATGCCAATTATAGCTTTCAAATTGCACAAATTTATGGCGAAAAAGGCGATTTTAAACAAATGTTTGAATCGTACATAAATCTGGTTGATAAAAACGAACAATATTTTAGCCTTGTTCAAAGATATGCAAGTAAATATATTACAGACGATTCTGAAAATGAAGCCAATATTTTATTCAGAAAAACACTTTTAAGAAAGTCTGTTAGCAATCCAAAAGATGTTTGGAACATGCTTTTAAGCTGGTTATTTGCACAACAAAAAGATTACAAAAAAGCATTTATACAAGAAAAAGCACTGTACCAAAGAAATTCTACAGATTTGTCTTCTATTTTTATGATTGGAAAAATCGCTTTCGAGAACAAAAATTTCGATGCTTCTACAGAATGTTTCCACTTTATTAAAGAACATTCAAATAGTAAAGAAGAAATTATTGATGCCAATTTATACCTCTCGAAAATAGCAGTAGCTACCAAAAACCCAGAAACAGAAGCGTTATTTCAATCTCTTTTTAAAGAATTTGGTAAAAACACTTCTACCATAAAATTACAAGTAGCCTATGCCGATTTTTTAACATTTTCTGCCAACAAACCAGAAGAAGCAAAAAAAGTTTTACAAGAAGCAATTGGGTATGCTAGTTCTAAATTCGACAAAGCAAGAATTAAATTAAAATTAGGCGACGTTTTAGTATTTACAGGTAAATTCAACAAAGCATTAATTTATTTTTCACAAATTCAAACACAGTTAAAAAACCACGAATTGGCGCAAGAAGCTCGTTTTAAAGTGGCGCAAACCAGTTATTTTAAAGGCGATTTTACCTGGGCAAAAGCACAATTAAAAGTTTTAAAAGGTTCTACCACACAGTTAATTGCCAATGATGCTGTAGATTTATTTTTAATAATTTCCGATAACGAACCTTTAGATTCTATTCCTTCTGGATTAAAAGAATATGCGCAAGCGGAATTGTTAGCCTATCAAAACAAAGACAACGAAGCGATAAAAGTCTTAAATTCTGTCTTAGAAAACCAAACTTTAAAAGAATTAAATGGCGGTTTTTTACCAATTACAAATAACATATATTTTAAGATTGCGAAACTGCAGATAAAACAAAAGAAATACGAAGAAGCCATTTTAAATTTTGCCAAAATTATAGCAACAGACAATCAAGGTTTTTTAACAGATGATGTTTATTACGAAATGGCAGAATTGTACAATTTTCTAGGAAATACAGAGAAAGCACAGGAGTATTATCAAAAAATAATTTTCGAACAGCCTTCTAGTATTTATTTGGTAGAAGCTAGGAAAAAATATAGAAAATTAAGAGGAGACAAAGTTCAATAA
- the serS gene encoding serine--tRNA ligase, whose translation MLQVQFIRENKQTVLEGLAKRNFANAEIIVEQVLTADENRRATQVALDAILAESNTLSKEIGGLFKSGEIQKANILKEKTSQLKEQSKEFSEKLNGFADELQNLLYQIPNIPHASVKAGNSEEDNEEVFKEGMIPDLGKNALPHWELAKKYDIIDFELGTKITGAGFPVYKGKGARLQRALINYFLDKNIAAGYKEYQVPHLVNTASATATGQLPDKDGQMYHATIDDLYLIPTAEVPITNMFRGNLIQETDFPIAATGYTPCFRREAGSYGAHVRGLNRLHQFDKVEIVRIEHPNNSYRALNDMVEHIKGILRELKLPYRILRLCGGDTGFTAALTFDFELFSTAQDRWLEISSASNFETFQANRLKLRFKNKEGKSELAHTLNGSSLALPRVLAGILENYQTKDGIKIPEVLVPYCGFSVID comes from the coding sequence ATGTTACAAGTACAATTTATTAGAGAAAATAAGCAAACCGTTTTAGAGGGGTTGGCAAAACGTAATTTTGCTAACGCAGAAATTATTGTTGAGCAAGTTTTAACTGCCGATGAAAATAGAAGAGCAACACAAGTTGCTTTAGACGCTATTTTAGCAGAATCTAATACTTTGTCTAAAGAAATTGGTGGTCTTTTTAAATCTGGAGAAATACAAAAAGCAAACATTTTAAAAGAAAAAACGAGTCAATTAAAAGAGCAATCTAAAGAATTTTCAGAAAAATTAAATGGTTTTGCTGATGAGCTTCAGAATTTATTATATCAAATCCCAAACATTCCGCACGCTTCTGTAAAAGCAGGAAATTCTGAAGAAGATAATGAAGAAGTGTTTAAAGAAGGAATGATACCAGATTTGGGCAAAAATGCATTGCCTCATTGGGAATTAGCCAAAAAATACGACATTATCGATTTTGAATTAGGTACCAAAATTACAGGTGCTGGTTTTCCTGTTTATAAAGGAAAAGGTGCAAGATTACAACGTGCATTAATCAACTATTTTTTAGATAAAAATATAGCTGCGGGTTACAAAGAATACCAAGTGCCACATTTGGTAAACACAGCATCTGCCACTGCAACTGGGCAATTGCCAGATAAAGACGGGCAAATGTATCATGCAACAATCGACGACTTGTATTTAATACCAACTGCAGAAGTGCCAATTACCAATATGTTTCGTGGAAATTTAATTCAGGAGACCGATTTTCCAATCGCAGCAACAGGTTACACACCTTGTTTTAGACGCGAAGCTGGTAGTTATGGAGCGCATGTTCGTGGTTTAAATAGGTTGCATCAATTCGATAAAGTAGAAATTGTAAGAATAGAACACCCAAACAATTCGTATCGCGCTTTAAACGATATGGTAGAACACATCAAAGGTATTTTAAGAGAATTAAAATTGCCTTACAGAATATTGCGTTTGTGTGGTGGAGATACTGGTTTTACAGCCGCTTTAACATTCGATTTCGAATTGTTTTCTACAGCTCAAGATAGATGGTTGGAAATTAGTTCTGCTTCAAATTTCGAAACTTTTCAAGCAAATAGATTAAAGCTTCGTTTTAAAAACAAAGAGGGTAAAAGTGAGCTTGCACACACCTTAAATGGTAGTTCTTTGGCTTTACCACGTGTTTTAGCAGGAATTTTAGAAAATTATCAAACCAAAGACGGTATTAAAATACCAGAGGTACTGGTTCCTTATTGTGGGTTTTCTGTGATTGACTAA
- a CDS encoding bifunctional riboflavin kinase/FAD synthetase: protein MKTIIDISNFSTEEKTFVTIGTFDGVHFGHQKILEKLVSEAKNAGKKSVLLTFFPHPRMVLQKDASIELINTINEREKLLKKTGLDYLIIHPFSRDFSRMTALEFVRDILVNQFNISKLIIGYDHHFGKNREGNIQQLTEYSHLYDFNVEEIPAQDIDHVSVSSTKIRRALANGNLKTANDYLGYNFMLKGKVVNGKKLGGKIGYPTANIDIEEDYKLIPKTGVYVVKSTIDKKTVFGMMNIGNRPTVDGNHQTIEVHFFDFNQNLYGKILTIDLIYFLRDEEKFDSLNSLILQLKKDEEAARDYIKNKLIIS from the coding sequence TTGAAAACGATTATCGATATATCTAATTTTTCGACCGAAGAAAAAACTTTTGTGACTATTGGAACCTTTGATGGCGTGCATTTTGGACATCAAAAAATATTAGAAAAATTGGTTTCTGAAGCAAAAAATGCTGGAAAAAAATCGGTATTGCTTACCTTTTTTCCACATCCAAGGATGGTTTTGCAAAAAGATGCTTCTATCGAATTAATTAATACGATTAACGAACGAGAAAAACTCCTTAAAAAAACGGGCTTAGATTACTTAATTATTCATCCTTTTAGCAGAGATTTTTCTAGAATGACGGCTCTTGAATTTGTACGAGATATTTTAGTAAATCAATTTAATATTTCGAAATTAATTATTGGTTACGACCATCATTTTGGCAAAAATCGCGAAGGAAACATTCAGCAATTAACAGAATACAGCCATTTATACGATTTTAATGTAGAAGAAATTCCTGCACAAGATATCGACCATGTTTCTGTAAGTTCTACAAAAATAAGGCGTGCTTTGGCCAATGGAAACCTAAAAACAGCCAACGATTATTTGGGCTATAATTTTATGCTGAAGGGAAAAGTTGTAAACGGAAAAAAATTAGGTGGTAAAATTGGGTATCCAACTGCAAATATAGATATTGAAGAAGATTACAAACTAATTCCTAAAACAGGGGTGTATGTTGTAAAATCTACCATCGATAAAAAAACTGTTTTTGGAATGATGAATATTGGAAACAGACCTACTGTAGATGGAAACCATCAAACCATTGAGGTTCATTTTTTTGACTTCAATCAAAATTTATATGGCAAAATTTTAACCATAGATTTAATTTATTTTTTACGTGACGAAGAAAAGTTCGATTCTCTTAATTCGCTAATTCTTCAACTTAAAAAAGATGAAGAAGCTGCACGTGATTATATAAAAAATAAACTTATAATTTCCTAA